Proteins encoded within one genomic window of Haladaptatus sp. QDMS2:
- a CDS encoding bZIP transcription factor — translation MTRGNRVEELEKRVKELQASVSGLTDELIETKERVKALEEEVEPEDLLDRKLTRKTEAEDASEAPKGQESEDVDNTDEESTKTDDIIVA, via the coding sequence ATGACTCGCGGCAACCGCGTCGAGGAACTCGAAAAGCGCGTCAAAGAACTCCAGGCCTCTGTCTCCGGACTCACCGACGAACTCATCGAAACGAAAGAGCGTGTCAAGGCGCTCGAAGAAGAGGTCGAACCAGAGGATCTTCTCGACCGGAAACTCACGCGAAAAACCGAGGCAGAGGACGCCTCCGAAGCCCCTAAAGGGCAGGAGAGCGAGGATGTAGATAACACCGACGAGGAATCGACCAAAACCGACGACATCATCGTCGCGTAA